A window of Gouania willdenowi chromosome 12, fGouWil2.1, whole genome shotgun sequence contains these coding sequences:
- the gng10 gene encoding guanine nucleotide-binding protein G(I)/G(S)/G(O) subunit gamma-10, whose protein sequence is MTSNSNLSTMRRLVEQLKLEASVERIKVSQAATELQQYCLQNAGKDALLVGVPTGSNPFREPRSCAVV, encoded by the exons ATGACCTCCAACTCCAACCTATCTACTATGCGTCGACTGGTGGAACAACTGAAGCTTGAGGCTAGTGTGGAGAGaattaag GTTTCCCAGGCAGCTACAGAGCTGCAGCAGTACTGTCTGCAGAATGCAGGGAAAGACGCTCTCCTGGTTGGAGTCCCAACAGGCAGTAACCCCTTCAGAGAACCTCGATCCTGTGCCGTGGTTTGA
- the nxnl2 gene encoding nucleoredoxin-like protein 2, translating to MVEVFLGRSLLNKDGDLVDPEEALRNKVVGIYFSAGWCPPCRDFTPILCDFYTELVEEGEPPAQFEIVFISSDKSVDDMVDYYHDLHGDWLALPWSDDYRHELKQRYNITAVPRLVIVKENGDVITDKGRKQIRDRGLACFRTWLDAAEIFQNFKG from the exons ATGGTGGAGGTGTTCTTAGGTCGGTCTCTCCTGAACAAGGACGGGGACCTGGTGGACCCTGAGGAGGCTCTCAGGAACAAGGTGGTGGGGATTTACTTCTCTGCTGGCTGGTGTCCACCGTGTCGGGACTTCACTCCCATCCTGTGTGACTTCTACACGGAGCTGGTGGAGGAGGGAGAACCTCCAGCTCAGTTTGAGATAGTTTTTATCTCCTCTGATAAGTCTGTGGATGACATGGTGGATTATTACCACGATCTACACGGAGACTGGCTGGCTCTGCCCTGGTCCGATGATTACAGACA TGAACTGAAGCAGCGCTACAACATCACAGCTGTTCCTCGGCTGGTGATTGTGAAGGAAAACGGTGACGTGATCACAGACAAAGGACGGAAACAGATCCGAGACCGTGGGCTGGCCTGCTTCAGGACCTGGCTGGATGCTGCAGAGATCTTCCAGAACTTTAAGGGTTAA